A stretch of the Ascaphus truei isolate aAscTru1 chromosome 4, aAscTru1.hap1, whole genome shotgun sequence genome encodes the following:
- the SYS1 gene encoding protein SYS1 homolog: protein MAGQFRSYIWDPVLIISQIALMQSIYYSFLALWLAALDLLIQNSPSLDQIFNYDILGFSSVHGRLSMIAFILNSLTCAVGLLYFIRRGKQCLDFTVTVHMFHLFGCWIYTSHLPSTFTWWLLNIVCIALMAVIGEYLCMRTELNEIPLSSAPKSNV from the coding sequence ATGGCTGGACAATTCCGAAGTTATATATGGGACCCAGTCCTCATCATTTCCCAGATTGCTTTAATGCAGTCCATCTACTACAGCTTCCTGGCCCTCTGGCTTGCAGCACTGGACTTACTGATTCAAAACAGCCCTTCCCTCGACCAGATATTTAATTATGACATTTTGGGGTTTTCCTCTGTTCACGGCAGACTTTCCATGATAGCTTTCATCCTAAACTCTTTGACCTGTGCCGTGGGCCTATTATACTTTATCCGCAGAGGGAAGCAGTGTTTGGACTTCACTGTAACAGTCCATATGTTTCACCTGTTTGGGTGCTGGATTTATACCTCTCACCTTCCCAGTACATTCACCTGGTGGCTCCTAAACATTGTCTGCATTGCTCTAATGGCAGTGATCGGAGAGTATCTCTGCATGCGAACAGAACTCAATGAAATTCCTCTAAGTTCAGCACCCAAATCTAATGTTTAG